CTCCCTGTCCGTTTTAGGTCGTGCCGATACCCCATACCGACCATTTCTATATTTCTAGAGGCGTTTTCATCCCTTTCTTGCTCAGTACCGCAACTCAAACAAAGTATTGAGCGAACAGAAAGGTCAATTTTTCCCCAACGAAAACCACAGTATGAGCATACTTGGCTAGTTGGTTGCCACCTATCTATTACTCTAAAATCGCGATTAAGTTTTTCTGATTTGGCAACGCATTGAGTTCTAAATTCTCGCCATCCTTGCAAGCTAATCACCCTAGATAGCCTACGGTTTTTGACCATCCCTGATACATTTAAATCTTCCAAAACAATTACTTGGTTGTCGTTAACTATTTTGGTTGACAGTTTATGTAAAAAGTCTTTTCTAGTATCAGAAATTTGGTTGTGTAATTTAGCAATTTTAACGCGAGTGTTATTTCTCCTTTTTGAGTCTTTTTGTTGTCGTGCTAACTTTCTCTGTAGTTTGCGAATTTTGCGGTCAGCTTTTGAATAGTTAGGACTGTTAAAATATAAACTGCTTGCACTTGGGCAAGATTATTCCATGCACTTTTGCAGCTTTGTACCAGTTGTTAAGCGCATCACAAGAGTCAGCATACTTTTGACAAAATTCGTGCAGCTTTTTACGACTGATGATGTGCATTATATCTAGCTCAATTGTGCCACGAGTTGATTCTCCAGAAGCGTGTCATTGGTTAACAAGTCTTCAACAGTGATTCGCAAAAAGCGTTGCTCATCAACTTGAAAAAGAATTTTGATGCGATCGCTTCCAGGATATCCAGTTGGTGTCAATTGGGCAATTGTCCTCGCGCCTTCTTGATCGTTGAGGGGTTTAACGCTGGTTTCGTTACCATCTAGACGGCGAGTAATTAAGCGATCGCCATCAAAATAAACTTCGGTATTCCCTGTCTCTGCTCCCAATTCTCCCATAATTAATTCAATGCTGGGCTGATTTTCTAAAGAAGCGCCTAAGACTAATTCTACTGGCTGACTCATCGGGTATGCCTGTCCAGCTTTAATTAAAGAATGCCATTTGTGACGCTGATTGCGGCGATCCCAGTAGCGGATACCATAACTATGGTAGAGAAAGTCTTTGATTTGTATCCCTTGAGCTAACTGTAATGCACCTTGAGCGATCGCTTCAAAGGGACGTTCGCAACGGATTTTTTCTGGCTCAAAATACTGTTTTATCCATGTCTGCACTGCTGGTAATTGCACTGTTCCACCAACTAACAAAACTGCATTAATATCAGGAAGTTCTATCCCTTGGCGTTTTGCTTGCTGTAACAGTGTTGCCATCGACTCATCTAGTAACTCAAAAAATGCGTGTTCTTTGAGGATATTATCAAAAGTGTCGCGGTTTAATTCCAATTCATAGCTTTCAAATGTTTCATCATCAAAATAAACTTCACTAGCTTGATTTTGGGTTGATAGCTGAATTTTCACCCGTTCAGCCAATCTTGTTGTCAACGGACTTACCGCCAATTCTTGAGTTTTGGCGAAGTAATCTACCAACCAATTATCAATATCAGTACCGCCCAGATTTTGCCCAGCTTTCGCCAGGACACGGGCAGTTTTGACTTTTTGTTTTGAATCTTCAGCCAAGGACTTATTACCCCATTTAAGGATAAATCCTAAAGGCTTTGTGGTTGCTTGCACACCTTGATCCAACCGGACAAGGGATAAATCCAAAGTACCACCACCGAAGTCAATCACCAAGAGAATTTCTTGATCTGCTAAACCATAACCCAAGGCGGCGGCTGTGGGTTCATCCAGCATCCGCACCTGTTCAACGGGGAGGGCTTGACAAACTTGACCCAGCCAGTGACGATAGGCTTCAAAACTGTCCACGGGAACGGTTAATATGAGAGAATCTAATCCACCTTGTAAGGGCGCTAGTTCTGCAATTACTTTGGTGAGGAACCATTGCCCTACTTGTTCAAAGGTGACAATTTGCCCATCTAGTTCCGGTAAATAACCTTGGATATCTGCACCAATACCCCGCTTGAAGCTGCGAAAAAATCTAGTTTCGCCTTTGAGGTCAAGACCGCGATCGCGTACTTGTTGCCCGACTAAGACTTGATTTTGGGCTGCGTCTTCAACATAAACCAAGCTGGGAATCAGTGGCGGATTGAGACTTTGTTTTATTGATAAGCCTGGTAGAGTCAGGGTTTCAGGCTGCTGGGTTACGGGGTTCCAACGAGCAATGACTGTGTTGCTAGTACCAAAATCAATTGCGATCGCCATATATTATATTTATAATCTCGCACGAAGAGGCTAAAGCTGCTGTATTTGTGATTATTCTCCATAACCCACCAAGAATGCAAATGCGCCCAGACGCAATCCTTCTACAGAATAAGCTACTAACTAATGCTTTCGTTCTGGTGCAGCTAGTTTTTATCTGTTCTTTGATGTCAAAATTAGTTCAGTCTGGCTTGTTTTGAAATCCGTCTAGTTATTTCAATTTCTTGCTTTATTTGATCTGCTTCGTCTTGATATTCCCCTGCTAGTTCTTCAAGATTATTCGCTACTGACAATACTTCTCGTGCTAACTGTTTCGTCTGTGCTGATTTCCGATCATATTTTTGAGAGACTTCTGTAATTTCAGAAAAAATATCTTTGTATTCTTCAGGTGGATCTTCCAACCAATCCTCAAATTCGCTTTGCGGTTTTTGAAGAATAGCAAGAGTTTTTTCCCAGGAGGTTTTAAGACGCATATCTAACGTCTTAATCTCCTGATTTTTTGCCTTGAGTTGTTTGGTATTGTTTACTCCAGCTAATTCGTAGACTTTAGCTTTTAGCTCTTGAAGTTTCATGATTACTGTCGAGCGTCCCTAATTTAGAGCTTATCGATTTGCTTATTTTAATTTCTGATAAAGTCTTTCATTCTCTTCACGAAGACGCTGACTCTCTTGAACTAACTTAGCAATTTGCTGTTTATGCTGTTCAATTAAAACTATCGCTTCGTCCCTTTGCTGCTTATACCGTTTGGTATGGGCAACTTTTCCACCTAAACTCTGATTATTCTTAGCTAATTCTTGTCTTCGTTTCTCAACCGCATTGTACTTCTTTTTAAGCTGCTCTAGTTCTGTAACCAGTTCAGTCTTAGCTCTATTATTCTCAGCTTCAGATCGTAAGGCTTCATTTTCAGCTTCTAGCGAGGAAACTCGTGCTTCTAATCTCTTAATTTCTTTGTCTTTGCCAAACAGTTTCTCTTGTAATGCTTTGAGCAGACCCAACAGCTTGGATTTTTGTTGATCTTGTTCATGACAAGCTGCTTCAAGCTCATTAGCGCGATCGCGCAGACGACCAGCCCGATTCTGTAGAACTTTAGCTGTACATTCGTACTTAATAATCGCAATAACCCTGCTACGCTCCGGTTCCTCCAGTCGTTGAACTTCGGGGCTACGCCAAAGTTCATCATAGTTGGTACAATCATGACGTAGATCCTGGGTTTTGACGTGTCCAGGGTCTGCAATTAACTCAGAGTTTTTCAGTCGAACTCGGTCATGCCAGTAGTCAAACAATGCCTTGCTGTCGTCCATGATTGTGCGATCGCTTGTAAAGTATCTATTTATCCTTAAACATAGAGTAACTGGAAGCTGACATATAGCCTTATTTACTTGGAACTACTTTAAGAAATCTTCACTTTGTTACATCATCTGCTATCTTCGCCATGATTTAGACGGGTTTTGATAAATGCTTACCCTGCAATTGAACTAAGAATTCTATTTTTGGGGAACGAGCTTAGGCAATACCTGCTCAAGGATTCGTTTTTGACCATTAGGGGTGAGAGCAACTTCATCCTCTGCGACAGGTCGAATATCTTTACTTTTGATTAGCCTAGATATAGCAACATTAACGTTTTTAGGATTTTGGCTGACAGCATGTTCACGTAGTTCAGCCCGACTCAAGCGATTATTGGCTGCATGATATAGCAGCAACAGAACTTCATCCGTTGCATAAATATCCCTTGCCAGAACTAGAGGTTTTCCATCCAATTCATGAATTACTGAATGTAAGGCGGATGACCCAATTAAGTACTTCGCTGCCAAAGAAAATCAAGATTTAGGAGTAGTTAAAGCCCTGCGAAAACCAGTCTCCAAGCTGGATTTATCCCCTTTTCCCGCTCCCTCTTGACAAAAGTGCAATTACTCTAACCTCTCACCGATGATCAAAGACTAATGCGGCGATTAGGAGGGTTAAACCTGAAAGATGAGATGCTTTATCCGGTGAGAACCCAATTAGACCGAGTTATTGTCTACACCGATCCGGTGGAAATGATGGCCAAGGGCAAATATCAAAGCCGAGGTACGCTATTTGAAAAACTAGATACACTTGAAGCAGCAATTATTAAAGGACAAGCAGTTGAGCTTTATCGCTGTCGTAATCCGTACAATCCCAACAAAACCAGATATGAGCAAGTTTATCCTTTACAATTGATTTATGCAGACATTGCTTGGTATTTGTTGCTGGAAGATTATAACAACGGTCATCTCTTAGTGTCACGTATTGATCGCTTTAGCGATCACTTCAATGTTCTGGATAGCAAAGGCCGCGGCTTAGATAGCCAATGGAAAAGCTTACATATCGCTCATCGGCTCTTAAAGGCAGGTTGTGGCTTGAAGTTGGGTTTAAGAGAAGAGCAACAAAAGGAAATCCGTGGAGAACTGGAGCTTGTAGAAGTGAAAGTTCGATTTTTCTCTGAAGTAATGGGATTTATCCAAGAGGGAGAAAAGCGACATCTTCACCAAGAAATCAAACTAGGGCCGAAGGGAAAAGATGGCAAACCTACTTACGTAGATTACATTGTTAAATTGCCTGAGCGATCGCTGGAGGAGTTTTGTCGCTGGGTGTACCGCTTTATGGGCAATGCTCAGTTCATCTGTCCTCAATATCTAGCTGAACAACATCAGAAATTTGCTCGTGCATTAATAGATCGGTATTCTTCCAAAGCTACATAAATAAATCAGGATTTTAGTACAGAAGTTGGGTCTAACCCGGAACTCCGGGTTAGTGGTAGGTATTTTACGGTCAATCTTCATGGCGTAACTGCCATGCTGCACCGAAAGCAGCCCCAGCCCCAGCTAATAATCCGGTACTCATTCCTTGGATAGTCTTTTGAATTGGGTCTTGGGTTAAACAGTCACTTGTCATCTTAGTGTCATCCAAACAGAGACTACTTTCTGCCCAACCAGCAGTACCTCCTAAAATTACACCAGCTATACTACAGGAAACAACTAGCAGCAAAAGACGTTGCGTTTTTCTAACCATAGATAGATGTGTCAAAGATTAGATATAGTGATTGACTCTCAATTACTTTACACATTATTGCTAGCAAATGTCAGCTGGTTTCAATATAATTGGCTGCTATCCAAAACGTAGACAAGTATTAAAAAATCTGATTAAACATCGCATTTAAAAAAATAACCTCTGGAGAAGGGATATCACCAGAAGTTTTAATAAAGACATTGGAATAGTTAACTATTATAAAAATAAATTTATCTTTTGCCAACACTATTTCCTGTTTCTCAGAGATAGGTCAAAGTGAATTTTGTCTGTAATTTAATTCAGAATCCAAAATTGGACTGAATAAACGCCAATAAATTATATTTTTACCTCTTTTGAGGCACTAATACAGGCAGTTGACGTGCGTCAATTAAGGATTTGGCGTGTTGTCCAACAGTCACAACATTAAACTGACTGGATATAAGTTCTAAACTTTTGTTGACTATTGCCAGCTTTTTGTAAGTGGGGAGGCTCATTCCAGGGAAAAATGATAGTTCTGGCACATCCTCTTGACTTACAAAGTCTGTAGGATGGAATAGCAAAGAAGGTTGGACGTGCGTAAGTTTACACAGCCAAAGAGCAATTCGGAGGTAGAATAACGCCGCTTCCGAAGAAAATGTACTCAGATACATGATGTAACTGAAGTGAATTGGCACTTTGAAAATTGGCATGGTGGTAACGGGAATTTCAGTCAGTTTATCCTGACCCATCTTCCACTGGTAGGGTTTCAGGGGTTGCAAACCGTCCTTGAAACCGCCAAATAGGGCTTCCCGTTTCTTGCGTTCTTCCTTGCTCAGTTTACAGGTCATTAAATAATATGCTCGTGCTATGGGGCCCAAAAATGTGGGAAAAGTCGAAGCATCATACTCGTATCCCCGTCGTGCTAAAACTTTTAAGACCGCAGGAGAAAAACTGTATCCAGGCCCCCGGAAGCCGATAGGATGTTGACGGGTGACACGCTTAATATGTTCTTCAGCCAAAGCCACCTCCGCTTCAATCTCATCCTCTGAATATAGATGTAGCCAAGGATCGTGGTAGAATGAATGATTGCCAATTTCGTGACCAGCGTTAGCGATCGCTTGTAATGCCTTGGTATTCTTTTCCAAGGCTGCATCTTGACCGACAACGAAGACTGTGATTGTCAAATTCCATTGCTGAAAAATTTCTAAGAAACGAGGGACTGCAATATCTAAGTAAGAGGGAAAAGTCTCCCAACCCGGAACGCCCTGGTTTTTGAGAAAAGACCAAACATTATCCAAGTCTAAAGAAACACTTGCTATTGGTTTTTTTCCTGTCCGCTTCGTTTTCATTATGAATTTAAGTATTTGGACAATTTTAAGCGTAAATTTAAGTAAGTCTTAGGAAAATAGATTTAATAACCTGTAACTTTATTCCTTAGAAATGACTACAGTAGAATATTTGGCGTTGCACCAGCTACAGAAATTATAAATTAGGATTACCATATTTTCTGATTTTCAATTTATATCATCACTTCCAATCAAAAGCGATTGATTATATAACAATTTTTCAACATTCTAGATATTGATTTGCTGTCTTTGAGTCAAGCACATTGCAATTCCTTTTTCATAGTAAGCTGCCTCATTAATAAAAATCGGCCAAACGGTAGATATTCCTTCATAAAGAATTGTTTGATCGTCGAAAGTCAAAAATACTGGGTCTCCTGGGTTCAATGCTTGATAATCCTTGTCTTGAAGTTCTGGATGAATCATGCCAAAGATTGTACCATCCTGTTTTTTTGGATAATCCACAACTGATAAATGGTCATAGAGAATCAACGTTTCATTAGTTGATGAAATTTTACCCTGTTTAAACCTTTCTAGATAGTCGAGAAGCGCATAAACAAGTTCCTCTGTTTGTTGGAACAGCGTCGCTTTTAAGAGTCCTTGGGCAACAGGGCCAACCTCGAATGCAAAGCCTAATTCGCACAGAGAGTTTACAAATGGATTTTCTGCAATTGATTTAAAAGAGCAGCGATAAATTCTCACTAAAGGGTTAATCTGGCTCAGATAAGCAGCCAATTGTAAGTTGAAGGGATGACTATTTACTAAAATAATTGTTAGACCCATATTAGCTGTACTACTGTGCAAGTCTAAGATGAAATCTGCTTGTTTATCTCTGTTTGATGTTAGGATATCCTGAATTGATTTAGCTTGCAATTCTTCATAACTGCTCAGAGTCGGATCTTGTAAATCTTGCTTGAGAAAACAGCGATTTAAATCCTTCTCTACATATCGCCTCCCTGCGGCAAAAGCGTTAGGATTTGCTAACAGAGTAACTGTCTCAAAACTCGATCTAGTAATCAAATCGGGGAACTGGGCAAATTTTTGGATTAAATAAGCCCCGGTAAACTCATTACCATGAGTGCCACCGACAATTGCAACTCGATTAATCTGGTTCACCATTACACCAACTTCAGAATGCAGCCATCGAGGTATCAGTTATCAATGTACCTTATGAAGCATTCACTGAAACCCACATTCCGCACTTCAACTTGAAGTACAAAGAGATTACGTCAAGAGAAAAGCAAAAAAATCAGGATGATTAAGATTCGTAGTGCTGAACGAATCTACAGCATGAAAATAAATCATCAAACACAATGTATTTGATGGTTATGTAAGCACTAAAAATTTGAAGAGCAATTACTGTTTCTTCGATGTTGATAAATTTTTCTTCATTTTCCAAAAGTTGTTCACTTTAAGAAAGCAGATAATATTTTAGACAAGATGATGGCAGGCAATTCAAAATAAAATTACGTTCTAATGTTAAATTAACAATTTGGTTAACACCATTTAAAGTCAAAAGATGAATTCCTTGAAAACATTGAAACACCCATCTTAATGTCGGAGAAATCGTTAACTTACCTAGTTGATTTTTGATTCCGATTTTGATTCTTTTTAAGCTATTTCTCAGTTCCCTTTGTCCAAGATTATAAACTAACAAGCACAAAGACATTAAAAATAACATCGTCTCGATTCTTTCAGGGTTTTCTACAAATAAACTATCGGCAAAAAACAAAGGGTCTTTTAGAAATCTGAACCCTCTTTCACAAGACTGTTGATTTTTGTAATTTGTCAAAATTTCTTCTGGTTTTAACTTATCATCGTCAACTAAGTTTGTCGCTAAAATAAATCTTCCCGCTTCTTTTCTGATTCTTTCTATCTCTTCTGGCTTTTGATGCTCCACTCCTTCTATTTTGTAAATAGTCTTATTACCTTTTGATTTACTTTGAATAACCTTAACTTCTTTAATTTCAAAGAGGTTCAATTTTTTGTTTACGCTTTTTAGTTTATATCGAGCTTGTTCTGGACTTTCAAAATCTTCTTTGTTTATTTCCTTGAGCAGCTTTTCAACTTTGATTTTTTCGGTTTTCATCTTTTTTTCTAACTTCTTCAAATCACTTTCTTGTCTTTTTTGACTTTCTACTATTAGCCAATTTTGTTTGATGCCACCATAATTTACTATTTCCGATTTCCACTTGTATCCGTCTAAATTCAAGGCTGCTCTTTTTGCACTTTCTTCGGAATTTATCTCTTCTATCTCTACCGAATGAACTAATTCCTTTGCTCTTTTGATTGTCATCGGTACTCTACTTATCCATTTTAGATGTTCGATTAATTGGAGATTTTCTTGACTATACAATGCACTATCACAGACCATGATACTATCAAAGTTTATCTGCTTTTTAAACTCTCCTAATATTTTTCCAAACACGGCTTTGTCTGCTTCATTTCCATCTCCTGCTCTCATTAATAATGGTATATCTCCATCACTACTTGTTATTAAATCTAATACACATTGTTTCAAGTCTGCTCTATGGTCGCGCGAATATCCTTTGGTGATAATTATTGGTTTTTGTTTGATTATTTCTAACTCTTTCTCTTGATTATATTCATTTTTATATTCCCCATGCAGATGAAATGATGTCGCATCTAAATGAGAATATTTTGTTTCTATCTTGAATTTATTAATCACAGATAAGACAATTTCTATAAATAGGTTATTCAATCCATATTTATACAATTTATCCATAACTCTTCCCAGTTTATCATCATTCACATAATCGCTTTTTATTCCTTCTGCCAATAATAATTCGATTCCTTTGTCTTCAAAAAATTGACTAAATAAATATAAAGGTCTTGATACAAATCCTAATCCATTGAGCAGAATAGCTTTTACTAATATTCCTGATGAAATTTTTTCCCGAACATCTATTCCTAATTTGGAGTTGATTATGTCAACTATTCCTATTTCATCAATTAGTCCAGCTACTATTCCTAAGTGATCTATATTTTTAATTTTTGTTTCTGAGGTTGGAGACAATTTTTCTACCTCTAAAATATTTTAGATTTTTTTGATTGTCTCACTTTTTCGATTAGAAGCTTCTAAGTATTTTTACTCAGGTATATCCAAGGATAACTCTGTATTACTTTATGCTACTTTTGAAGTGCGGAATGTGGGCTGAAACAGTGCTGAGTGCTGAGTAAAAAAGTAATAATTGCACGGGCTAAACGCCCCGCTATTCGCGTACAGCACAGAAGGTCTGAACGCGAGTGCGTCCCGCCCCAGCTTTTAAGCCAAGGAAAAAGAAATAAATATTTATTTTGATAGCGAGTCTTGTCTGCGACACGCTCTTGCGTTCGAGCTTCGCGGAGAGTGCCATCAAGTTATAATACGCCCAAGATCAATCCCCTAGATTTATCTATGGGGTTACTCAGCACTCTTGAAATTGCCGATGCGATCGCGCTCATGTGGTTGATTAAGATAAGACATATCAGGCCCATCAGGAATAATCCCGCCTGGATTGAGTGGAAATAGGTTCCCGTAGTAGTCCCGCTTCACACTCTCGACATCGCAGGTGTCAGCTACACCTGGAAGCTGATATAAATCGCGTAAGTAAGCGCCCAGGTTGTGATAGTCTCGAATTCGCTGCCTATTGCACTTAAATAATCCGTAGTAGGCACTATCAAACCGAAATAACGTCGTGAATAAACGGACATCTGCAAGGGTGAGATTGTCCCCACACAGATATCGATTAGTCTGCAATGCTATCTCAATCTCATCAAGAGTTGCGAACAGTTCATTACAAGCTTGATTGTATGCTTCTTGGCTTTGGGCAAAGCCGCAGCGATACACACCGTTATTTACTGCGTGATAAATCTTCTCATTCCACCAGTCAATTTTCTCTTTAAGTTCTTCTGGGTAGAGATTCAGCGTGGGATTGTTGGCGAACTGGTTAAACTCAGAGTTCAGCATGACGATAATCTCTGAACTCTCATTATTAACGATCGTTTTTGTTTGGTTGTCCCATAAAATTGGAACTGTAGAGCGTCCACTATAACCCGGTTCTGCCAGCTGATAAAATTCAGCCAGTGTCCGACAATCTTCAACTTCATCGTTGAATATCCAACCACCTTCAATGGGAGAAGGAGAGACGATACATACTGATATTACCGCTTCGAGTTTTTTGAGCGATCGCACAACCAGGGTTCGATGTGCCCAAGGACAGCCCAACCCCACATAGAGTTTGTAGCGTCCTGCTGCTGCTGGGTGTAGATTCCCTTCTTCTGTACCAATGAACTTGCGAAACTGACTATTAGGACGAATGTATGCTCCCGACTGATTGCTAGGAGCAAGTTTTGACATCATTATCTGCCACATAGTCGTCCAGACAAACTTTCCCAGCCAGATAATCAGCTTAGGAGGTAGTGTCCTACCCTTTTTCTTGGGGAGATTTTTTTCGTCATCCATTGGAGTTGAGTTGCTCATGGTGACAATCTTGCTTTGGGTAGGTTTCAATGCTTAGAACCTACTCTGAGTTTTACTACATATCGCGTCCCTATTTGTCGCAGGGTAGTTAAGTTTCAATGCTTAGAACCTACTCTGAGTTTTACTACTTTACTTTACTACGCTTTGCCCGTGCTGATTGCGAAAAATTTCTCAGCTTTGAGCTAATTGTCTCAAATCTGCGATCGCTGGGATAAGGCTAATGTTCATGATTTTCGTAAGGTGTCTAAGGTTTTTCCAGAATTGCGACGAACAGTATTATAAGGTTTTAAGCTATTTTTTCTTTGCTGAGTCACCTTTTGGTTAGATTCTTGGATGTTAAATGCGCGGAAGGGTAGGTGTACAAATTTCCCAACCCCAAAAAAGTGCTTCTATGTCAAGTACAGCAAGGCTTTCAACCAATTATCTCTTGATCGTCATCCGCGCAATCTCTGAAATGCTTACAAAAATTGGGTTTCAGCCTTTAAATTTTCCTGACACTCTTTCCAAACGAATTCTCTAATGCTATGATGACCTCAGAATCGCGCAACCGCACCTTGAAAACTAAATACAGCTTAAGTTTGAGGCTTCTGATTGCAATTCATCAAAATCCCTATTAGGGATTGAAACACTTTTTTTAACATATATTTAATTAGCTATGAGTTTAAGGTATTCAGTGCAATTCATCAAAATCCCTATTAGGGATTGAAACACTTTTTTTAACTCCGTTTGACTGGCTCGTTGTTTTCTTGCAATTCATCAAAATCCCTATTAGGGATTGAAACACCGCTAACTACATTAGTGCCAGTAAGCACCGAAGCATTGCAATTCATCAAAATCCCTATTAGGGATTGAAACAAACAAAAGGCGATCGCACGGCGTAGGAAACTGAATTGCAATTCATCAAAATCCCTATTAGGGATTGAAACATTGCCTCCTGTGGCTGTAACGGGTTGCAGGGGGATTGCAATTCATCAAAATCCCTATTAGGGATTGAAACCCCAGAATGGCGTTCATCTCGCTCTATCGAAATCTATTGCAATTCATCAAAATCCCTATTAGGGATTGAAACCGATTAAATTTGCTGTGGTTTCTAGCCCTTTCTGATTGCAATTCATCAAAATCCCTATTAGGGATTGAAACGTAAACTCTCTCCTTCCCCTTCTGGGCGGGTACATTGCAATTCATCAAAATCCCTATTAGGGATTGAAACAAGTGGTCAAGACTTAACACCCTTGCAAGGATTAATTGCAATTCATCAAAATCCCTATTAGGGATTGAAACTTAGCTCACGAGTAGAAAACATCCTAACCTGGGTTAATTGCAATTCATCAAAATCCCTATTAGGGATTGAAACGATATTGAAGGGCGCAAGGCCCTAGCCGAAAAAAATTGCAATTCATCAAAATCCCTATTAGGGATTGAAACGGAAGAATTGGCGACTGACAGCGGACAGTCGCTTATTGCAATTCATCAAAATCCCTATTAGGGATTGAAACACCAAATACTGTGACATCGACGGGCAGCATATCAATTGCAATTCATCAAAATCCCTATTAGGGATTGAAACCCCGTGGCATCGCTTGGCATTGGCAGAGACGATCCAAATTGCAATTCATCAAAATCCCTATTAGGGATTGAAACCCCAATTCCGAATACTGGAATGAGCAACGCCAACATTGCAATTCATCAAAATCCCTATTAGGGATTGAAACTCTTTTTCCTGGCTTGATATTTCAGCCAACCCAAATTGCAATTCATCAAAATCCCTATTAGGGATTGAAACCTACAGTTCAGCGTTATTTCATGACTTCCGATCGCTCATTGCAATTCATCAAAATCCCTATTAGGGATTGAAACATAGAGGAGTGAGTGATGGAGCGATCGCTATCAAATTGCAATTCATCAAAATCCCTATTAGGGATTGAAACTCATGAGCGAGGGCGATCGCCTAGCTAAATCGCATTGCAATTCATCAAAATCCCTATTAGGGATTGAAACGGGAGTAGGGCGTAAGCTCAATCGCGCCAATTAACTATTGCAATTCATCAAAATCCCTATTAGGGATTGAAACTGATCGCTTTGCTCGCGATCGTCACCAACTAACCATTGCAATTCATCAAAATCCCTATTAGGGATTGAAACTCCTGCTCGTGGCTCTGGTACTATAACTGTGAAATTGCAATTCATCAAAATCCCTATTAGGGATTGAAACAGGTGTCACAAAAAACAGATGGTGCGCCACTAATAAATTGCAATTCATCAAAATCCCTATTAGGGATTGAAACGAGCTTAACAGTAAGAAAAGCCTCAATCAAGGCAGCATTGCAATTCATCAAAATCCCTATTAGGGATTGAAACTTCTTGCTCTGGAGCGTCTGACTGAAAAAATCATTGAATTGCAATTCATCAAAATCCCTATTAGGGATTGAAACTTTCTTTGGTAATCTCCTTTTCAATCTCGAATGAATTGCAATTCATCAAAATCCCTATTAGGG
This genomic interval from Nostoc sp. KVJ3 contains the following:
- a CDS encoding glutathione S-transferase family protein, with the translated sequence MSNSTPMDDEKNLPKKKGRTLPPKLIIWLGKFVWTTMWQIMMSKLAPSNQSGAYIRPNSQFRKFIGTEEGNLHPAAAGRYKLYVGLGCPWAHRTLVVRSLKKLEAVISVCIVSPSPIEGGWIFNDEVEDCRTLAEFYQLAEPGYSGRSTVPILWDNQTKTIVNNESSEIIVMLNSEFNQFANNPTLNLYPEELKEKIDWWNEKIYHAVNNGVYRCGFAQSQEAYNQACNELFATLDEIEIALQTNRYLCGDNLTLADVRLFTTLFRFDSAYYGLFKCNRQRIRDYHNLGAYLRDLYQLPGVADTCDVESVKRDYYGNLFPLNPGGIIPDGPDMSYLNQPHERDRIGNFKSAE